A stretch of DNA from Zootoca vivipara chromosome 16, rZooViv1.1, whole genome shotgun sequence:
tctagttcctttttccACTACAAACCAATCTGTTTTATctccatttataattatatttgcaaTTTGCTTTTGATATATTGCTTTAACTCCCCTACAATAATCTTCGCCTAGCCTTGCCATTTCCAAAACCTTATAGAGAAAGGATCTTGATAGGCTGTCAAACGCTTTTTCCGCGTCCACTAATACAAAACCCGCTCTTTTACTGGGTCTCAGTTCCAAGTATTCTATTAAATCAATAACTACTCTCATGTTAGTTTTTATATATCTTCCCGGTAGGAACCCTGACTGGTCTGTATTTATTACATCTTTCATAACCCTTTTTAATCTATCAGCCAGGATTCCCGCAAAGATCTTGTAGTCATTGTTTAACAGAGATATCGGTCTGTAGTTATTTACCAATTCTCCATccgttcctggtttgtgtattagtGTAATAGTAGCTTCTTGCCAGGATTCTGGAATTGAGCCTTCTTTCATGATTTTATTCagcaggattttcaatggcaataCTAGCGAATCCTCAACTTTTTTATAATGTATCGCAGCTAGCCCATCTGGGCCAGgtgcctttcctattttcatctttgCAATTGCCTGATGTACCTCCATCAGCGATATTGGTTCGTTTAAATACTTCATATTTTCCTGATTTACCATGGGGATTTCCTTCCCTTGTAAATATTTCATTACCTCTTGTTCTGTCTCTTGGCCTTTGCTATATAATCCTTTAAAGAATTTTAAGAAAccctctttaattttctcctcTGTATCTAGTACCTGCCCTCCATATACGATTTTATTCAcatatctttctttctgttttttctttatttgccaggCGAGCAATTTTCCAGGCCTGTTCccgctttcaaatgttttttgcttcatccaCTTTAATTTATTCTCCAGCTCCTCCGACAAAAGTGTAGATAATTGAGACTGCAAtaatttggctttgttttttaattccttatCTCTTGGGTTCTTATTTAATAGCCCCTCATTCAATTCTATCTCTTTCTGTATCTGTTTTAACTTAAGCTCCTTCGCTCTTTTTTGTATTATACTCTGTTGAATATAGAAGCCCCTTATGTATGCTTTCCCCGCATCCCAGACCGTTCTTATATCTATATCTTGTGTCATATTTAtatcaaaatattccttcattcttttttgtgcctctttTACTATTTTTTCATCATTTAATAACCACTCATTCATCCTCCAACTTTTATTCCTTCTACTACTCCCTTTTAACTCCAGCTTCATCGGATTATGGTCTGTGATGGATTTTGGCATTATTTCAACTTTAAAAATTTTTGTCATTAAAACTTTTGAAGCCCATATGGCATCAATTCTGCTGCAAGATTTGTTAGCCTCCGAATAAAATGTATACTGTCGCACTTTATCATTTTTCGCCCTCCATACATCCTCCAAACCGTGGTCGTCCACCAGTTGGAAGAAGGTCCCTGGTAATCTTCCTGATTTTAATCTTGATTTAGCATTGTTTTGGGATCTATCCCATTCTACTGATGTCACCCCATTCCAATCCCCCATTAATATCATGTCATCATCATTATAATCATTTAACATCTTATGCAATTTCTCAAAGAAGGGTCCTTGCTtcccatttggggcatatatTCCTACTAAGagtaatttcttattttctttaattaCTTGTACCCCCAGTATCCTTCCCTCTTGATCTTTAAATTTATATTCAGCTTTTAATTTGGGATTTATATACATGACAACTCCCCTTTTTTTACCTTATCTGAATTTATATATTCTTCTCCCAATCTTTTGTTAATCAAGatccttttgtgtttttgtgcGATATGTGTCTCTTGCAGACAGATCACGTCccattttcccttttttaatatatgttctattttgtttctctttttcttatcaTTTAGGCCATTTACGTTCCAGGATATTATCCTAAGCTCCATTTCTTATATTCACTACAATCGAAGATATTTAATCACTTTATTTGAATACCTTACAGAATCACCAACAGAAATTCTaaaccaaaagaaagcaaagtcaCTTATAAAATGGTTCTTCGTTATTGTGTTCGTTTTACGTTGTCACCCCCaatctctctgcctcctcctctcctactccttcctcttcctctctttccgaatccccctcttcccccagttcCTTTCTATATGTTCTTCTAACCTTCTCCATCACATCTACTGATCTGATAACCTTCCTTGTGTCTTTAATGGTGAAGGACAGACCTTCCGGGACTAGCCATTTGAATCTAATACCTTTCAGTTTCAGCGCGTCTGTTAGAACCTtatatttttccctctttttcaaaaTGCGCTTTGGAATTTCTTTATATATGATTACATTGTTGCCATCTATTCTCAATCTCCGTTTTTGCAATATCTTATCCTTTAACAATCTGGAATTCAGATACACCAGACAATCTCCTGGACCTCtgtattgttttttcccctccggtCTTACTCTAAATATTTTATCCACATCCATTATCAACTCTTCTTCTCTTACTCCCAGCCATTCCGCTAATTCTTTTATCAATTTACTCATAATATCCTCTCCCTGCACCTCCGGAACGCCCCTAAATCTCAAAATTAACTCCCTCTGATACATTTCCAAAATCGCAATTTGGTCCAGGATATCTTCCTGGGCCTGCTTCAGTTGACTCATTCCCACATTAGTGGTATCTTGGTATTTCTTTAAATCTCTGTTCTCTTGCTGGATTTTCTTTGTAATATCTTTCATCATCTCCTCTTGTTTCATCACTTTTGTATTTACTTCCGCCACTGATTTTTCAGTCTCCATGTTTTTGATTGTTAaatcctttatctgtcctgataaGTCCGTAATTATTTTCGAATTTTGTTCTATCAATTTGGAATTCTGTTCTATTTTGAGTCCCATATTGTCCAGCTTATCATTCAatgttttgttcatatttattatCAGTTCTCTGATATCTGCATTATGGTCCATTTCCGGAGCGGATTGTCTTCTCGGCAGAGCCGCTGGGATCATCATTTGAGATTGTCCTTTTTTAGTTGATGTCATGGTTCTTCCTCTATATACACAATGTACAAAGTTAATCAGTTGCAGTCCCCACCCTATGTTGATCAATTAAATGCACCttatcctccccccctttttgaagGTATCAAAATCCCCCCCACCGCTCAAACCAACAATCTCCCCCTTAAATCAAACCACAAATTTCATAATTGATCCAAGCTAATTAATCTAAATGATCCAATCTGATTAGTCTAA
This window harbors:
- the LOC132591260 gene encoding uncharacterized protein LOC132591260, translated to MTSTKKGQSQMMIPAALPRRQSAPEMDHNADIRELIINMNKTLNDKLDNMGLKIEQNSKLIEQNSKIITDLSGQIKDLTIKNMETEKSVAEVNTKVMKQEEMMKDITKKIQQENRDLKKYQDTTNVGMSQLKQAQEDILDQIAILEMYQRELILRFRGVPEVQGEDIMSKLIKELAEWLGVREEELIMDVDKIFRVRPEGKKQYRGPGDCLVYLNSRLLKDKILQKRRLRIDGNNVIIYKEIPKRILKKREKYKVLTDALKLKGIRFKWLVPEGLSFTIKDTRKVIRSVDVMEKVRRTYRKELGEEGDSEREEEEGVGEEEAERLGVTT